A DNA window from Oscillospiraceae bacterium contains the following coding sequences:
- a CDS encoding replication-associated recombination protein A, translating to MKPLADRIRPKSIDEVFGQEHLIGEGKIIRNIIETKKIPNMIFYGPPGTGKTTIANILADVSNKKLYKLNATNASVSDIKDIIGDLGGFDAMGGVLLYLDEIQNFNKKQQQSLLSFIEDGSITLIASTTENPYFYVYNAILSRSSVFEFKPLSVSDIKKAVDRAVKILNEENNVSFSQDAINHIAEVCGGDVRSAINMVELLTFSKRDESEITLSEVEDAIFKKSLKFDKSDDNHYDILSAFQKSIRGSDENAALHYLARLIEGGDIKSAIRRLLVIASEDIGLAYPQAASIVNSLCNSALMLGLPEARIPLAEAVILLATSPKSNSVICAIDDAISDIKNKDCGDIPLNLKDAHYQGASKLGRGLTYKYPHSFENNYVSQQYLPDNIKNAKYYQPGNNKMEKATEEYWKKIKGEC from the coding sequence TTGAAACCATTAGCGGACAGAATCCGTCCAAAATCTATTGACGAGGTTTTTGGTCAGGAGCATTTAATAGGCGAGGGAAAAATTATAAGGAATATAATTGAAACAAAGAAAATTCCAAATATGATTTTTTACGGACCTCCGGGAACAGGGAAAACTACCATAGCCAATATTTTAGCCGATGTTTCAAATAAGAAACTTTATAAACTTAATGCAACCAATGCATCAGTTTCGGATATAAAAGATATTATCGGCGACTTAGGCGGCTTTGATGCTATGGGCGGAGTGCTTCTTTACTTAGACGAAATTCAGAACTTTAATAAAAAGCAACAGCAATCACTTTTATCCTTTATTGAAGATGGAAGTATTACTTTAATTGCATCTACTACTGAAAATCCATACTTTTATGTGTATAATGCAATTCTTTCCCGTTCAAGCGTGTTTGAATTTAAACCCCTCTCTGTTTCAGATATAAAAAAAGCAGTTGACAGGGCTGTTAAAATATTAAACGAAGAAAATAATGTTTCCTTTTCACAAGATGCAATAAACCATATTGCAGAAGTATGCGGAGGAGATGTCCGTTCTGCAATAAATATGGTGGAACTTTTAACATTTTCTAAAAGAGATGAAAGTGAAATCACGCTTTCCGAAGTGGAAGATGCTATATTTAAAAAATCATTAAAATTTGATAAGTCGGACGATAATCATTATGACATTTTAAGTGCCTTCCAAAAATCAATAAGAGGAAGTGACGAAAATGCAGCCCTTCATTATCTTGCCCGTCTTATCGAAGGCGGGGATATTAAATCTGCAATAAGAAGGTTACTTGTTATAGCAAGTGAAGATATAGGACTTGCCTATCCTCAGGCTGCAAGTATAGTAAATTCACTTTGTAATTCTGCCTTGATGTTAGGGCTTCCCGAAGCGCGAATTCCGCTTGCCGAGGCTGTAATTCTTCTTGCCACTTCTCCAAAATCGAATTCGGTTATATGTGCAATAGATGATGCAATTTCCGATATAAAAAATAAAGACTGCGGAGATATCCCTCTTAATCTTAAAGATGCTCACTATCAAGGTGCATCTAAACTTGGTAGAGGTCTTACCTATAAATATCCCCATTCTTTCGAAAATAATTATGTTTCCCAACAGTATCTTCCTGATAATATTAAGAACGCAAAATATTATCAACCGGGAAATAATAAGATGGAAAAGGCAACGGAGGAATATTGGAAGAAGATAAAAGGGGAATGTTAA
- a CDS encoding SAM-dependent DNA methyltransferase, producing MITGELKNKIDALWDIFASGGLVNPLDVIEQITYLMFIHDLDATDNTRAKECEMLSIPHKSIFEGEIQIGGRKVDGEMLKWSKFKDLPASQMYSVVQEFVFPFIKNLHADKDSAYSKYMDDAIFKLPTPLVLDKVVSSLDNIYEMMKKSEDADTRGDVYEYLLNKIAQSGLNGQFRTPRHIIKMMVAMMQPKPDDIICDPACGTSGFLVAAGEYLKENHRTDIFYNKEKKDHYMNSMFFGYDMDRTMLRIGAMNMMTHGIDSPFIEYRDSLSDQNADREKYSLILANPPFKGSLDADIVSADLLKICKTKKTELLFLALFLRMLKIGGRCACIVPDGVLFGSSTAHKAIRKEIIENNRLEAVVSMPSGVFKPYAGVSTAILVFTKTGHGGTDKVWFYDMKADGYSLDDKRTPVAENDIPDIIERFHNLDKETDRAKTEQSFFVDKQDIVNNDYDLSINKYKETEYVPVEYPSTAEIMADLHELEMEITKGLAELEEML from the coding sequence ATGATTACAGGTGAACTTAAAAATAAAATAGATGCACTATGGGATATATTCGCATCAGGCGGTCTTGTAAATCCGCTTGATGTTATTGAACAGATTACATATTTAATGTTTATTCATGACCTTGATGCAACAGATAACACAAGAGCCAAAGAATGTGAAATGCTTAGTATTCCCCATAAAAGCATTTTTGAAGGGGAAATTCAGATAGGTGGGCGTAAGGTAGACGGTGAAATGCTGAAATGGTCTAAATTTAAAGACCTTCCTGCTTCGCAGATGTATTCTGTAGTTCAGGAATTTGTATTCCCTTTTATTAAAAATCTTCACGCAGATAAAGACAGTGCATATTCAAAATATATGGATGATGCTATATTTAAGTTGCCAACTCCATTGGTGCTTGATAAGGTAGTTTCAAGCCTTGATAATATCTATGAAATGATGAAAAAGTCGGAAGATGCTGATACCAGAGGCGATGTGTACGAATATCTTCTTAACAAGATTGCACAGTCAGGCTTAAACGGTCAGTTCAGAACCCCAAGACATATTATTAAAATGATGGTTGCTATGATGCAGCCAAAACCGGATGATATTATCTGTGATCCTGCCTGTGGTACAAGTGGATTTTTGGTAGCTGCAGGTGAATATTTAAAAGAAAATCACAGAACAGATATTTTCTATAACAAAGAGAAAAAAGACCATTATATGAACTCTATGTTCTTTGGCTACGATATGGACAGAACTATGCTCCGTATTGGTGCTATGAATATGATGACGCACGGAATTGACAGTCCGTTTATCGAATACCGTGATAGCTTGTCAGACCAGAATGCAGACAGAGAAAAATACTCTCTTATTCTTGCAAATCCACCATTTAAGGGGAGCCTTGATGCAGATATAGTATCTGCAGATTTGCTTAAAATATGTAAGACTAAGAAAACAGAACTTTTATTCTTAGCATTGTTTCTTCGTATGCTTAAAATTGGTGGCAGATGTGCCTGTATCGTTCCCGATGGTGTGCTTTTTGGCTCATCAACTGCACACAAAGCAATCCGTAAGGAGATTATAGAAAATAACCGCCTTGAAGCAGTTGTTTCCATGCCTTCTGGTGTATTTAAACCCTATGCAGGTGTTTCTACTGCTATCCTTGTATTCACAAAAACAGGTCACGGAGGAACTGACAAGGTATGGTTTTATGATATGAAAGCAGACGGATATTCTCTTGATGATAAGAGAACTCCTGTGGCAGAAAATGATATTCCTGATATTATAGAAAGATTTCACAATCTTGACAAAGAAACTGACAGAGCAAAGACAGAACAAAGCTTCTTTGTGGACAAGCAGGATATTGTAAATAACGATTACGACCTCTCTATCAATAAATATAAAGAGACAGAATATGTGCCTGTGGAATATCCTTCAACAGCCGAAATTATGGCAGACCTCCATGAACTTGAAATGGAAATAACCAAAGGCTTGGCAGAATTGGAGGAAATGCTGTGA